One Streptomyces sp. SAI-135 DNA segment encodes these proteins:
- a CDS encoding IS256 family transposase → MALSQSELMRLLESLRRAEGVEAIRVVCERILQELIEAEATDMIGAAPGEHAETRTTWRNGHRHRVLTTQAGDLDLKIPKVRTGSFFPSLLERRRRIDRALFAVVMEAYVHGVSTRSVDDLVKALGADSGISKSEVSRICGELDEELTAFKERPLDHTVFPYVFLDATYCKARVNHRIASQAVVIATGISAIGHREILGVMVGDSESKPFWTKFLRSLRARGLENVQLVISDSHSGLVAAIRTVFLGAAWQRCRVHFVRDVFSVIEKGSGEMVAATIRTIFAQTTAEQVRIQLDVVADMLGRQFPQVKKMLLDAAPDITAFADFPSAHWKKIWSTNPLERLNREIKRRADVVQVFPNPAALDRLAAAVLAELHDEWQVFDRRYLSEASMAELFTTQPTPPEPEITPQPESKQLP, encoded by the coding sequence ATGGCCTTGTCCCAGTCTGAGCTGATGCGGCTGCTGGAGTCACTACGTCGGGCAGAGGGAGTTGAAGCAATCAGGGTGGTGTGCGAGCGCATCCTGCAGGAGCTCATCGAGGCCGAGGCGACCGACATGATTGGCGCCGCCCCGGGCGAGCACGCCGAGACGCGCACGACCTGGCGCAACGGTCACCGCCACCGGGTGCTGACCACGCAGGCCGGCGACCTGGACCTGAAGATCCCGAAAGTGCGGACCGGATCGTTCTTCCCGTCGCTCCTGGAACGCCGGCGCCGGATCGACCGGGCGCTGTTCGCTGTGGTGATGGAGGCATACGTGCACGGCGTCTCCACCCGCAGCGTGGATGACCTGGTCAAAGCACTCGGCGCGGACTCCGGGATCTCCAAGTCCGAGGTTTCCCGGATCTGCGGTGAGCTGGACGAGGAACTGACCGCGTTCAAGGAACGGCCGCTGGATCACACGGTCTTCCCCTACGTCTTCCTGGACGCCACCTACTGCAAGGCCAGGGTGAACCACCGGATCGCCTCGCAGGCCGTGGTCATCGCCACCGGCATCTCGGCCATCGGGCACCGCGAGATCCTCGGTGTGATGGTCGGCGACAGCGAATCGAAGCCGTTCTGGACAAAGTTCCTGCGCAGTCTGCGGGCCCGTGGCCTGGAGAACGTCCAGCTGGTCATCTCCGACAGCCACAGCGGCCTGGTGGCCGCGATCCGCACCGTCTTCCTCGGCGCGGCCTGGCAACGCTGCCGAGTTCACTTCGTCCGCGACGTGTTCTCGGTGATCGAAAAGGGTTCCGGGGAGATGGTGGCGGCCACCATCCGCACCATCTTCGCGCAGACCACCGCCGAACAGGTCCGCATTCAGCTGGACGTGGTCGCTGACATGCTCGGACGACAGTTCCCGCAGGTCAAGAAGATGTTGCTGGACGCCGCACCGGACATCACGGCGTTCGCGGACTTCCCGTCGGCGCACTGGAAGAAGATCTGGTCAACCAACCCGCTGGAGCGGCTGAACCGCGAGATCAAACGGCGGGCCGACGTCGTTCAGGTCTTCCCCAACCCTGCCGCCCTGGACCGGCTCGCCGCGGCGGTCCTGGCCGAACTCCACGACGAGTGGCAGGTCTTCGACCGCCGCTACCTCTCCGAAGCCTCCATGGCCGAACTCTTCACCACCCAGCCGACCCCGCCCGAGCCGGAGATCACCCCACAACCGGAATCGAAACAGCTGCCGTGA
- a CDS encoding cytochrome P450, whose product MSTESLDLPDVMTEAMMADPYGGAALLREQAPVIRGRLMGAVSVWYVTRYEEALTVLSDSRFVSDFASVTGDQGDDARTQMAEKLGIPAEDYPYLANGMLGRDAPVHSRLRKLVTRAFTVKRMTDLRPELETVAESLIDAFDGSERQVDLITEYAYPFSLTVICELMGVPKSDHAAWHGWSTGLGSLEPGVMPAALHDMIAGVREIIERRRNSPADDVLTTLIRTHDEDGDRLSTDELISFVITLMTAGHEPSTHALGNSIAELLVHPGQLARLKKQPELWRTAVEELVRRCGPTQLSVPRYAAVDVELGGVQIKAGDVVQPMLTSANYDPRQFIDPDRFDVAREMTAPGHGHLGFGHGPHYCLGAYLAKLQLSVALPALFNRFPELSLAVAPAELPWQRVPALRRLNALPVVLTPPSEQ is encoded by the coding sequence ATGTCCACAGAATCACTCGACCTGCCGGACGTGATGACAGAGGCGATGATGGCAGACCCCTATGGTGGCGCCGCCCTTCTGCGCGAGCAGGCCCCTGTCATACGGGGTCGGCTCATGGGCGCCGTCTCCGTCTGGTACGTCACTCGGTACGAGGAGGCGCTGACGGTACTGAGCGACAGCCGGTTCGTCAGCGACTTCGCCTCGGTCACGGGCGATCAGGGAGACGACGCACGGACGCAGATGGCCGAGAAGCTCGGCATCCCGGCCGAGGACTATCCGTATCTCGCCAACGGCATGCTCGGCCGGGATGCTCCGGTCCACTCCAGGCTGCGGAAGCTCGTGACGCGCGCCTTCACCGTGAAGCGTATGACCGACCTGCGCCCCGAGCTCGAAACGGTCGCCGAGTCCCTCATCGACGCCTTCGACGGCTCCGAACGACAGGTGGACCTGATCACGGAGTACGCGTACCCCTTCTCCCTCACGGTGATCTGCGAGCTCATGGGAGTGCCAAAGTCCGATCACGCCGCCTGGCACGGATGGAGCACGGGGCTCGGATCGCTGGAGCCCGGCGTCATGCCGGCGGCGTTGCACGACATGATCGCGGGAGTGCGGGAGATCATCGAGCGACGCCGCAACTCACCGGCGGACGACGTGCTCACGACGCTGATCAGGACTCATGACGAGGACGGCGACCGCCTCTCCACGGACGAACTGATCAGCTTCGTGATCACTCTGATGACCGCGGGGCACGAGCCGTCCACGCACGCACTCGGCAACAGCATCGCGGAGTTACTGGTCCACCCCGGCCAGCTGGCGCGGCTGAAGAAGCAGCCGGAGCTGTGGCGGACGGCGGTGGAGGAGCTCGTGCGCCGCTGCGGGCCGACGCAGTTGTCAGTGCCCCGGTACGCGGCGGTCGATGTCGAACTCGGCGGCGTACAGATCAAGGCCGGGGACGTCGTGCAGCCCATGCTGACATCGGCCAACTACGACCCGCGCCAGTTCATCGACCCCGACCGTTTCGACGTTGCCCGCGAGATGACGGCGCCGGGACACGGGCATCTGGGATTCGGCCACGGTCCCCATTACTGCCTCGGCGCCTACTTGGCGAAGCTGCAGCTGAGCGTGGCTCTGCCAGCACTGTTCAACCGGTTTCCGGAGCTGTCCCTCGCCGTCGCGCCGGCCGAACTCCCCTGGCAGCGTGTGCCGGCACTGCGACGGCTGAACGCACTCCCCGTGGTGCTGACTCCTCCTTCCGAGCAGTAG
- a CDS encoding winged helix-turn-helix domain-containing protein gives MPRSKRFGLRWSKALRRSRTALEQGAQAHGFEADLWTLERVGVVVERVTGVTLARASVWRLLTGRLGWSLQRPRRQALERDGCEIARWVAHEWPRIKKGR, from the coding sequence ATGCCCAGGTCGAAGCGGTTCGGACTGCGCTGGAGCAAGGCGCTCAGGCGCAGTCGGACTGCGCTGGAGCAAGGCGCTCAGGCGCACGGGTTCGAGGCGGATCTGTGGACGCTGGAACGGGTCGGCGTGGTGGTTGAGCGGGTGACCGGGGTGACGTTGGCCCGGGCCTCGGTATGGCGGCTGCTGACCGGGCGGCTGGGATGGAGTCTGCAGCGGCCCAGACGCCAGGCCCTCGAACGGGACGGGTGCGAGATCGCCCGATGGGTCGCCCACGAGTGGCCGCGCATCAAAAAGGGGCGGTGA
- a CDS encoding DUF4097 family beta strand repeat-containing protein translates to MPSFSTPGGVSVTVNLPVGDLLVLASDRSETVVSTTGMNDPSQIRVSYQDRQLVIDGPQPRESWSSWLGFGESIRVRIDLPEGSTVKAVVLEGEVRGVGRLGACTFRTDGGEIVLDETGPLTVTTDSGDVSVRRVAGRAEVTSDSGVVQIEHVDGSVGITNQYGETEIGEVTGDLLLRGHDADLVVGHARRSVDAYTESGDIRIDKAEGETVNATSDSGSIEINIPEDVTATLDLDSRQGHVRNSPGLETGNSSTERITVSARSKSGDISIGRFRPSAGL, encoded by the coding sequence ATGCCCAGCTTCTCAACCCCCGGTGGGGTCTCGGTCACGGTCAATCTCCCCGTGGGCGATCTCCTGGTGCTCGCGAGCGACCGCTCGGAGACCGTCGTATCGACCACCGGCATGAACGACCCGTCACAGATCCGTGTCAGTTATCAGGACCGCCAACTCGTCATCGACGGCCCGCAACCACGCGAAAGCTGGAGCAGCTGGCTGGGATTCGGAGAATCGATCCGCGTGAGAATCGACCTGCCTGAAGGCTCCACCGTGAAGGCGGTGGTTCTAGAGGGCGAGGTACGAGGTGTGGGCAGGCTCGGTGCCTGCACGTTCCGGACCGATGGTGGCGAGATCGTGCTGGACGAGACAGGCCCGCTGACCGTCACCACGGACAGCGGTGACGTCTCCGTCCGGAGGGTGGCCGGCCGTGCGGAGGTGACCAGTGATTCTGGCGTGGTCCAGATCGAACACGTCGACGGCAGCGTCGGCATCACCAACCAGTACGGCGAGACGGAAATCGGCGAGGTCACCGGCGACCTCCTGCTGCGCGGGCACGATGCCGACCTCGTGGTCGGACACGCACGCCGCAGCGTCGACGCGTACACCGAATCAGGCGACATTCGTATCGACAAGGCCGAGGGCGAAACGGTCAACGCGACCTCGGACTCCGGAAGCATTGAAATAAACATTCCGGAGGACGTCACAGCCACACTCGATCTCGATTCGCGACAGGGGCACGTCCGTAATTCGCCCGGTCTCGAGACCGGAAACTCCTCCACGGAACGCATCACCGTGTCAGCGCGCTCGAAGTCTGGCGACATCAGCATCGGGCGTTTCCGGCCCTCAGCCGGGCTCTAA
- a CDS encoding ATP-binding cassette domain-containing protein: MTPTTPLAIKAAGLRKSYGDKLVLDNIDFEVPAGRIWSLLGPNGAGKTTLVQILSTLIRPDAGTVHVAGHDLMQKPEEVRRAIGVTGQFSAVDELLTGEENLLMMCRFYRLSPVESRQRADELLEQFDLTGDDARKLAGAYSGGMKRKLDLAMTLVGRPRIIFLDEPTTGLDPRSRRTMWAIIRELVADGVTIFLTTQYLEEADELADRIAVLHQGGFVAQGTPSELKQLAPTGHIRLTFDSAEQLALAASVLASSDVDEETLSLRVPNADDLRSMRQVLDRLDEATITPVGMTVHNADLDDVFLTLTSQTATDNGKQEAVR, translated from the coding sequence ATGACGCCGACCACTCCACTCGCCATCAAGGCCGCCGGGCTACGTAAGTCGTACGGAGACAAGCTGGTTCTCGACAACATCGATTTTGAAGTCCCCGCGGGCCGTATCTGGTCGTTACTCGGCCCGAACGGCGCGGGCAAGACGACCCTGGTGCAGATCCTCTCCACACTCATCCGCCCAGACGCCGGTACCGTTCACGTCGCTGGCCACGACCTGATGCAGAAGCCCGAGGAAGTCCGCCGGGCAATCGGTGTCACCGGCCAGTTCTCGGCCGTCGACGAATTGCTCACCGGCGAGGAGAACCTCCTCATGATGTGTCGGTTCTATCGCCTTTCACCTGTGGAGAGCAGGCAGCGCGCCGATGAACTGCTCGAGCAGTTCGATTTGACGGGCGACGATGCCAGGAAGCTTGCCGGCGCCTATTCCGGTGGCATGAAGCGCAAGCTCGATCTGGCGATGACTCTCGTGGGCCGACCACGGATCATCTTCCTGGACGAGCCGACCACCGGTCTCGACCCGCGCAGCAGGCGTACGATGTGGGCGATCATTCGTGAGCTCGTCGCCGACGGCGTCACGATCTTCCTCACCACGCAGTACCTCGAAGAGGCCGACGAACTCGCCGACCGGATCGCGGTGCTCCACCAAGGTGGCTTCGTGGCACAGGGCACTCCGAGCGAGCTCAAGCAGCTCGCACCCACCGGCCACATCAGGCTGACCTTCGACTCGGCGGAGCAACTTGCCCTGGCCGCAAGCGTCTTGGCCTCTTCGGACGTTGACGAGGAGACGCTGAGCCTGCGGGTGCCCAACGCGGACGATCTGCGGTCGATGCGCCAGGTACTCGACCGGCTCGACGAAGCGACGATCACCCCAGTCGGTATGACGGTGCACAACGCAGATCTCGACGATGTGTTCCTCACCCTGACCAGCCAGACGGCAACGGACAACGGAAAGCAGGAGGCTGTCCGATGA
- a CDS encoding transposase, producing the protein MLEQIKTFYPGESVVLVWDGLSAHWSRRMRAWVAEQDWLSLERLPAYAPELNPVELLWSAIKTRELANLAGDHLADVADAAERGIHRVCSSEQLPWSFLTHTRLTIHPQTPQN; encoded by the coding sequence GTGCTGGAACAGATCAAAACCTTCTACCCCGGTGAGTCGGTGGTGTTGGTATGGGACGGATTGTCCGCCCACTGGAGCCGGCGCATGCGGGCCTGGGTGGCCGAGCAGGACTGGCTCAGCCTCGAGCGGCTGCCGGCCTATGCACCCGAACTCAACCCGGTCGAACTGCTGTGGTCAGCCATCAAGACCCGCGAGCTGGCCAACCTCGCCGGCGACCACCTCGCCGATGTCGCTGACGCAGCCGAACGCGGCATCCACCGAGTCTGCTCCAGCGAGCAACTCCCGTGGTCCTTCCTCACCCACACCCGCCTGACCATTCATCCCCAAACGCCACAGAACTAA
- a CDS encoding DoxX family protein, producing the protein MTRILDTAEPSSGQETAEEASTSPSVTSWNLATRIAFRFCLVYVGLFFLTEMRILFPLLGVFGKDLPPSAYVWQYHTVRPVVGWVADNVLHVDAPLIEPVQSGDQAFFWVLAFTWLVLGAAVTVVWSLVDRHRPNYTTLHKWLHLVVRLCLASQLFAFGFAKLFPLQMSLPLTRLVEPFGDFSMLNVLWSQVGSSPQYEILLGCAEVTAGLLLVVPRTAMLGALLASVELTQVLIINITYQVPLKIFTFHLILLSLFVLAPHAVRLVKFFVTDRAVEAPTQPPLFRARRATHIALAAQILIGSWFVGSQVHGNWDLWDQIGSSGPKPPLYGIWDVTAFSLDGRDQPPLTSDAERWNRLIVDTTHTYQPGPVSSQRMDGSIVDYMASFDVPRHTVTLLRADDPRWSGQLSFDQSSADRLTLTGQLGGKKVQMQLEKVDLSSFPITRNGVEWVQDGPYQPRLELR; encoded by the coding sequence ATGACCCGAATACTTGATACTGCCGAACCGTCGAGTGGCCAGGAGACAGCCGAAGAAGCGAGCACGAGTCCTTCGGTGACGAGTTGGAACTTAGCCACGCGCATAGCGTTCCGGTTCTGCCTGGTCTATGTCGGACTGTTCTTCCTCACCGAGATGCGGATCCTGTTTCCGCTCTTGGGAGTCTTCGGGAAGGACCTCCCGCCCTCCGCCTACGTCTGGCAATACCACACTGTGAGACCGGTCGTGGGTTGGGTGGCCGACAACGTGCTCCACGTCGACGCCCCCCTCATCGAACCGGTACAGAGCGGTGACCAGGCGTTCTTCTGGGTCCTTGCCTTCACCTGGCTCGTGTTGGGCGCTGCGGTCACGGTCGTCTGGTCGCTGGTCGACCGGCACCGCCCGAACTACACGACCCTTCACAAGTGGCTCCACCTCGTCGTACGGCTGTGCCTGGCGTCGCAGTTGTTCGCCTTCGGTTTCGCCAAGCTGTTCCCGCTGCAGATGTCGCTTCCGCTCACCAGGCTGGTGGAGCCGTTCGGTGACTTCAGCATGCTGAACGTGCTCTGGTCTCAGGTGGGAAGCTCCCCGCAGTACGAAATCCTGCTCGGTTGCGCGGAAGTGACCGCTGGCCTGCTCCTGGTCGTACCTCGCACCGCCATGCTGGGGGCCCTGTTGGCCTCGGTCGAGCTGACGCAGGTGCTCATCATCAACATCACGTACCAGGTGCCGTTGAAGATCTTCACCTTCCACCTGATCCTGCTGAGTCTCTTCGTTCTGGCGCCGCACGCGGTGCGTCTGGTGAAGTTCTTCGTGACCGACCGCGCCGTCGAAGCGCCGACACAGCCGCCACTGTTCCGCGCACGCCGGGCCACGCACATCGCTCTGGCGGCTCAGATACTGATCGGATCGTGGTTCGTCGGTTCGCAGGTGCACGGTAACTGGGACTTGTGGGACCAGATCGGGTCATCGGGTCCCAAGCCGCCGTTGTACGGCATCTGGGATGTCACCGCCTTCTCTCTGGACGGACGCGATCAACCTCCCCTGACGAGTGACGCCGAGCGCTGGAACCGGCTCATCGTCGACACCACCCACACCTACCAACCGGGGCCGGTCTCCAGCCAGCGTATGGACGGGTCCATCGTCGACTACATGGCCTCATTCGACGTCCCACGCCACACGGTAACCCTGCTGAGGGCCGACGATCCGAGATGGTCCGGCCAGCTGTCCTTCGACCAGTCCTCGGCGGACCGGCTCACCCTGACCGGCCAACTCGGGGGTAAAAAGGTCCAGATGCAGTTGGAGAAGGTCGACCTCTCCTCGTTCCCGATTACCCGGAACGGCGTCGAATGGGTGCAGGACGGGCCGTACCAGCCGCGTCTCGAGCTTCGTTGA
- a CDS encoding RNaseH domain-containing protein: MSRSAKSPSALSTLSFALTGELMGEVYVYPLPEEFSKAWARLPKPRSLDAQRPTASLATAARAVTGRRLVFTDPERPPLTGPWTRRALIVTSEPLDFTVWRRLVREWEGRLTGWEGQDTLSQYLLDEAGGPYPLQEVLHRDREGRITGPNWAFRVASWRLAQLLRREPWEVDALAEPLALVLESEGDLLTWAQPMEREASWIDAATGERRRRVGHAMDRIHIDVDPAPGGRTLVAHLEARTARIATGWYGVKNAHVCHPANPDIVLKAPVHLRWTKDEHGQWTLKSAQYKGATAQIVEACGIAPLPDPFAVDFDKPGPVRGIHTTAVHPIGKGAGSRLMRRLEEHASRMLDATPLTYTGSGVRVPRLSPEPSPVVAPDKILPAVVAAGFQALRIVALYETGAWKERVLAQLARDFAQPDVEALKDGHTIVLAPGLQLMTVRVPELVRHGPHNRAPVLNGLSMLRPCDPGELVAALVETSLPARGEADAKAALKPLFADRDIPSQFLTMASLGDLYQPNLAEKIARSRAAKNGQEPPPVTRKEDAAAQIATGGLLTDCGVIDDRLAAAACHPLARDTALDRRAWLVGLWTRLHRFPRIRGRATASPVLAVTLVALKASHHQDERYWPALMYSGQRWLPLAYGRTRHHAGPIGLPGHHLRDETGGPARVRDHVEQALAQLPGDLGVVVFTEQHRDLWPGLANPTLGDGLLPGLTLAARGRDVAVVRVTHGSRTPRPTHRAGGSSKRPGDADKAAMPEKILYVSDHGGVNSWLFAAETRQHKGGQRTGTDYTRRTLPETSQSKLGTDFHAITRTEYTIARAGAWQEERLVGLAARLSQQSASWSGRTLLPLPLHLARNADEKHPQYVAAAEDEEIEQS; this comes from the coding sequence GTGAGCCGCTCTGCCAAGAGCCCCAGTGCGCTGAGCACCCTGTCGTTCGCGCTGACCGGCGAACTGATGGGCGAGGTGTATGTGTATCCGCTGCCCGAGGAGTTCAGCAAGGCCTGGGCACGGCTGCCCAAGCCCCGCTCGCTCGACGCGCAGCGCCCGACCGCCTCGCTTGCGACGGCGGCCCGCGCGGTCACGGGACGGCGGCTGGTGTTCACCGACCCGGAACGCCCGCCGCTGACCGGTCCGTGGACCAGGCGGGCGCTGATCGTCACGTCGGAGCCCCTCGACTTCACGGTGTGGCGGCGGCTGGTCCGGGAATGGGAGGGCCGGCTGACCGGCTGGGAGGGCCAGGACACGCTCAGCCAGTACCTCCTCGACGAGGCAGGCGGCCCCTACCCGCTGCAGGAGGTGCTGCACCGCGACCGTGAAGGCCGCATCACGGGACCGAACTGGGCGTTTCGGGTGGCGAGCTGGCGTCTGGCCCAGCTGCTGCGCCGCGAGCCGTGGGAGGTCGACGCGCTGGCCGAGCCGCTCGCGCTGGTCCTGGAATCGGAAGGCGACTTGCTGACGTGGGCGCAGCCGATGGAGCGGGAGGCAAGCTGGATCGATGCAGCCACCGGGGAGCGGCGCCGCCGTGTGGGGCACGCCATGGACCGCATCCACATCGACGTCGACCCTGCTCCCGGGGGCCGGACGCTGGTCGCGCATCTGGAGGCGCGCACCGCGCGGATCGCGACCGGCTGGTACGGGGTCAAGAACGCGCATGTGTGCCATCCCGCCAACCCCGACATCGTGCTCAAGGCGCCGGTGCACCTGCGCTGGACCAAGGACGAGCACGGCCAGTGGACGCTGAAGTCGGCGCAGTACAAGGGGGCGACCGCGCAGATCGTGGAGGCCTGCGGGATCGCGCCGCTGCCCGACCCGTTCGCGGTCGACTTCGACAAGCCCGGGCCGGTGCGGGGCATCCACACCACCGCCGTGCACCCGATCGGCAAGGGAGCCGGCTCCCGGTTGATGCGCCGGCTGGAGGAACACGCCAGCCGCATGCTGGACGCCACTCCCCTGACCTACACCGGCAGCGGCGTCAGGGTGCCCCGCCTGTCGCCCGAACCGTCTCCGGTGGTGGCCCCGGACAAGATCCTTCCCGCCGTGGTGGCAGCAGGCTTTCAAGCCCTGCGGATCGTGGCCCTGTATGAAACCGGGGCGTGGAAGGAACGCGTCCTGGCCCAGCTGGCCCGCGACTTCGCCCAGCCGGACGTGGAGGCGCTCAAGGACGGGCACACCATCGTGCTGGCACCGGGCCTGCAGCTGATGACCGTGCGGGTGCCGGAACTCGTGCGGCACGGCCCGCACAACCGGGCCCCGGTCCTCAACGGTCTATCCATGCTGAGGCCCTGCGATCCGGGCGAGCTGGTCGCCGCCCTGGTCGAGACCTCCCTGCCGGCCCGTGGTGAGGCGGATGCGAAGGCGGCGCTCAAGCCGCTGTTCGCCGACCGTGACATACCGTCGCAGTTTCTGACCATGGCCTCGCTCGGCGACCTCTACCAGCCCAATCTCGCCGAAAAGATCGCCCGCTCCCGCGCGGCCAAAAACGGCCAGGAGCCGCCGCCCGTCACGCGCAAGGAAGACGCCGCAGCACAGATCGCCACCGGCGGTCTGCTGACAGACTGCGGCGTCATCGACGACCGGCTGGCGGCCGCCGCCTGCCACCCCCTGGCCCGGGACACCGCACTGGACCGGCGGGCCTGGTTGGTGGGCCTATGGACCCGGCTGCACCGTTTCCCCCGCATCCGCGGCCGCGCCACCGCTTCCCCGGTCCTGGCCGTCACCCTGGTCGCGCTGAAGGCCTCGCACCACCAGGATGAGAGGTACTGGCCGGCCCTGATGTACAGCGGCCAGCGGTGGCTCCCTTTGGCATATGGCCGCACCCGCCACCACGCCGGGCCGATCGGCCTGCCCGGCCATCATCTGCGCGACGAGACCGGCGGCCCCGCACGAGTACGCGATCATGTGGAGCAGGCTCTGGCGCAGCTGCCCGGCGACCTCGGTGTGGTGGTCTTCACCGAGCAGCACCGGGACCTGTGGCCGGGTCTGGCGAACCCCACCCTGGGCGACGGGCTCCTGCCCGGGCTGACGCTGGCCGCCCGCGGCCGGGACGTTGCCGTCGTCCGCGTCACGCACGGCAGCCGCACCCCACGCCCCACCCACCGCGCCGGCGGCAGCAGCAAACGCCCCGGCGACGCCGACAAGGCGGCCATGCCCGAGAAGATCCTGTACGTCTCGGACCACGGCGGGGTCAACTCCTGGCTGTTCGCCGCGGAAACGCGGCAGCACAAGGGCGGTCAGCGCACCGGCACCGACTACACCCGACGCACCCTGCCGGAGACCTCACAGAGCAAGCTCGGCACAGACTTCCACGCCATCACCCGCACCGAGTACACCATCGCCAGAGCCGGCGCCTGGCAGGAGGAGCGGCTGGTCGGGCTCGCGGCCCGCCTCTCCCAGCAATCCGCCAGCTGGAGCGGCCGCACCCTGTTGCCGCTGCCGCTCCACCTGGCCCGCAACGCGGACGAGAAGCATCCCCAGTACGTGGCCGCAGCCGAGGACGAAGAAATCGAGCAGTCCTGA
- a CDS encoding ABC transporter permease, producing the protein MSTLSLALQDSSEMVRRNLRHARRNPSTLLGSVVMPVVLLLLFVFAFGSTLGDGLGESGRDIEYVDYLTPGILLLALTVGAMGTSIAVAVDMTKGIINRFRTMPISRASVLTGHVVGSVVQSMISTVVVVAIALLVGFRPRAGVLEWLAAFGLMALVSYALTWVAVGFGLMAKTVDSASNLPMIMQILPFMSSTFVPAQSMAPGLRWFSENEPFTPITETLRGLLLEEPIGNDWIVAVAWCLVIALVGYLWSKQLYKRDPRHT; encoded by the coding sequence ATGAGTACTCTCTCGCTCGCCCTGCAGGACTCGTCCGAGATGGTCCGCCGCAACCTGCGGCACGCCAGGCGTAACCCGTCGACGCTACTGGGGAGCGTCGTCATGCCGGTAGTCCTGCTTCTGTTGTTCGTCTTCGCCTTCGGCAGCACGCTCGGCGACGGACTGGGGGAATCTGGACGGGACATCGAGTACGTCGACTACCTCACGCCGGGCATCCTTCTGCTGGCGCTGACCGTGGGAGCGATGGGAACCTCGATCGCGGTCGCCGTCGACATGACGAAGGGAATCATCAACCGGTTCCGGACCATGCCCATTTCCCGTGCCTCGGTCCTCACTGGACATGTGGTGGGCAGTGTGGTCCAGTCCATGATCAGCACCGTCGTGGTCGTCGCCATCGCGCTGCTCGTCGGTTTCCGGCCCCGGGCGGGCGTTCTGGAGTGGCTCGCAGCCTTCGGCCTCATGGCCCTCGTCAGCTACGCACTCACCTGGGTGGCCGTCGGCTTCGGCCTCATGGCGAAGACCGTGGACTCGGCGAGCAACCTGCCGATGATCATGCAGATCCTGCCCTTCATGTCCAGTACCTTCGTCCCAGCCCAGTCGATGGCCCCCGGGCTGCGCTGGTTCTCCGAGAACGAACCGTTCACACCCATCACGGAGACCTTGCGCGGCCTGCTCCTCGAAGAGCCGATCGGCAACGACTGGATCGTCGCAGTCGCCTGGTGCCTCGTCATCGCACTGGTCGGCTACCTGTGGTCGAAGCAGCTCTACAAGCGCGACCCGCGCCACACCTGA